One region of Trichosurus vulpecula isolate mTriVul1 chromosome 1, mTriVul1.pri, whole genome shotgun sequence genomic DNA includes:
- the FOXN4 gene encoding forkhead box protein N4 isoform X1: protein MIESDITTIMSGILRNSGHNLHPSPQEYRLMAEDELPGDLQSLSWLTAVDVPRLQQMASGRMDFSGSGTLLQQTGPMAASMLAAGAPGTISHMPGNMPSQGMLGLSSIGSQGASMSQYPMGGQPSPSLQDQPQLYPAPSQPPFTLAQGTHQCPPAGMYSVSFGAQPPFPQPRLPAHSAQDLHPKHYPKPIYSYSCLIAMALKNSKTGSLPVSEIYSFMKEHFPYFKTAPDGWKNSVRHNLSLNKCFEKVENKSSGSSRKGCLWALNLARIDKMEEEMHKWKRKDLAAIHRSMANPEELDKLISDRPESCRRLGEPGEPDVPVLGRVVAAAATAQGRLAASHLPPQPVMTLSLQAIPLQHQLQPRAGLAPGSPAAAQTPPLHALPDVRCSPLPTHHAVSRGPVDFLSVVGDVSTEVDALDPSIIDFALQGNIWDDMKDESFSLDTLGAFSNSPLQLSDCDLGASGLTPVSSGSDQSFSDLQVTSLYTTYAASGDSASSSSAQYLGTPGNKPIALL, encoded by the exons GCTCATGGCCGAGGACGAGCTGCCCGGCGACCTGCAGTCTCTCTCCTGGCTGACGGCGGTGGACGTGCCCCGGCTACAGCAGATGGCCAGCGGCCGAATGGACTTCAGTGGCTCCGGCACCTTGCTGCAGCAGACAG GTCCCATGGCAGCCAGCATGCTTGCAGCGGGTGCCCCAGGCACCATCAGCCACATGCCAGGCAACATGCCTTCCCAGGGCATGCTGGGGCTCAGCAGCATCGGGTCCCAGGGAGCCAGT ATGAGCCAGTACCCCATGGGGGGCCAGCCCTCCCCAAGCCTGCAGGACCAGCCCCAGCTCTACCCGGCCCCCTCACAGCCGCCATTCACTCTGGCCCAGGGCACACATCAG TGCCCCCCTGCTGGAATGTACAGCGTCTCCTTCGGGGCACAGCCTCCGTTCCCCCAGCCCCGCCTCCCCGCGCACTCGGCTCAGGACCTGCACCCCAAACACTACCCCAAGCCCATCTATTCCTACAG CTGCCTGATCGCCATGGCCTTGAAAAACAGCAAGACGGGCAGCCTCCCGGTCAGCGAGATCTACAGCTTCATGAAAGAGCACTTCCCCTATTTCAAG ACAGCCCCCGACGGCTGGAAGAACTCTGTGCGGCACAACCTGTCCTTGAACAAATGCTTTGAGAAGGTGGAGAACAAGAGCAGCGGCTCCTCCCGCAAGGGCTGCCTGTGGGCCCTGAACTTGGCGCGCATCGacaagatggaggaggagatGCACAAGTGGAAGAGAAAGGACCTGGCGGCCATCCACCGGAGCATGGCCAACCCGG AGGAGCTGGACAAGCTGATCAGTGACCGGCCGGAGAGCTGCCGTCGCCTGGGGGAGCCCGGGGAGCCGGATGTCCCCGTGCTGGGCCGAGTGGTGGCTGCCGCAGCGACCGCCCAGGGCCGGCTCGCCGCCTCCCACCTCCCGCCCCAGCCCGTGATGACCCTGTCGCTGCAGGCCATCCCTCTGCAGCACCAGCTGCAGCCTCGCGCGGGCCTAGCCCCCGGTTCCCCGGCGGCGGCCCAGACCCCTCCGCTGCATGCCCTGCCCGATGTGCGCtgcagccccctccccacccaccacgCGGTGAGCAGAGGCCCCGTGGACTTTCTCAGCGTTGTGGGTGACGTGAGCACTGAGGTGGATGCTCTGGACCCCAGCATCATAGACTTCGCCCTCCAGG GGAACATCTGGGACGACATGAAGGATGAAAGCTTTAGCTTGGACACCCTTGGGGCCTTCAGCAACTCCCCCCTGCAGCTGTCGGACTGTGACCTGGGCGCCTCGGGACTCACCCCTGTCTCCAGCGGCAGTGACCAGTCCTTCTCAGACTTACAGGTCACCAGCCTGTACACCACTTATGCAGCCTCAGGGGACAGTGCATCTTCCTCCTCTGCCCAGTACCTGGGCACCCCAGGCAATAAGCCCATTGCTCTGCTCTGA
- the FOXN4 gene encoding forkhead box protein N4 isoform X2, which translates to MAEDELPGDLQSLSWLTAVDVPRLQQMASGRMDFSGSGTLLQQTGPMAASMLAAGAPGTISHMPGNMPSQGMLGLSSIGSQGASMSQYPMGGQPSPSLQDQPQLYPAPSQPPFTLAQGTHQCPPAGMYSVSFGAQPPFPQPRLPAHSAQDLHPKHYPKPIYSYSCLIAMALKNSKTGSLPVSEIYSFMKEHFPYFKTAPDGWKNSVRHNLSLNKCFEKVENKSSGSSRKGCLWALNLARIDKMEEEMHKWKRKDLAAIHRSMANPEELDKLISDRPESCRRLGEPGEPDVPVLGRVVAAAATAQGRLAASHLPPQPVMTLSLQAIPLQHQLQPRAGLAPGSPAAAQTPPLHALPDVRCSPLPTHHAVSRGPVDFLSVVGDVSTEVDALDPSIIDFALQGNIWDDMKDESFSLDTLGAFSNSPLQLSDCDLGASGLTPVSSGSDQSFSDLQVTSLYTTYAASGDSASSSSAQYLGTPGNKPIALL; encoded by the exons ATGGCCGAGGACGAGCTGCCCGGCGACCTGCAGTCTCTCTCCTGGCTGACGGCGGTGGACGTGCCCCGGCTACAGCAGATGGCCAGCGGCCGAATGGACTTCAGTGGCTCCGGCACCTTGCTGCAGCAGACAG GTCCCATGGCAGCCAGCATGCTTGCAGCGGGTGCCCCAGGCACCATCAGCCACATGCCAGGCAACATGCCTTCCCAGGGCATGCTGGGGCTCAGCAGCATCGGGTCCCAGGGAGCCAGT ATGAGCCAGTACCCCATGGGGGGCCAGCCCTCCCCAAGCCTGCAGGACCAGCCCCAGCTCTACCCGGCCCCCTCACAGCCGCCATTCACTCTGGCCCAGGGCACACATCAG TGCCCCCCTGCTGGAATGTACAGCGTCTCCTTCGGGGCACAGCCTCCGTTCCCCCAGCCCCGCCTCCCCGCGCACTCGGCTCAGGACCTGCACCCCAAACACTACCCCAAGCCCATCTATTCCTACAG CTGCCTGATCGCCATGGCCTTGAAAAACAGCAAGACGGGCAGCCTCCCGGTCAGCGAGATCTACAGCTTCATGAAAGAGCACTTCCCCTATTTCAAG ACAGCCCCCGACGGCTGGAAGAACTCTGTGCGGCACAACCTGTCCTTGAACAAATGCTTTGAGAAGGTGGAGAACAAGAGCAGCGGCTCCTCCCGCAAGGGCTGCCTGTGGGCCCTGAACTTGGCGCGCATCGacaagatggaggaggagatGCACAAGTGGAAGAGAAAGGACCTGGCGGCCATCCACCGGAGCATGGCCAACCCGG AGGAGCTGGACAAGCTGATCAGTGACCGGCCGGAGAGCTGCCGTCGCCTGGGGGAGCCCGGGGAGCCGGATGTCCCCGTGCTGGGCCGAGTGGTGGCTGCCGCAGCGACCGCCCAGGGCCGGCTCGCCGCCTCCCACCTCCCGCCCCAGCCCGTGATGACCCTGTCGCTGCAGGCCATCCCTCTGCAGCACCAGCTGCAGCCTCGCGCGGGCCTAGCCCCCGGTTCCCCGGCGGCGGCCCAGACCCCTCCGCTGCATGCCCTGCCCGATGTGCGCtgcagccccctccccacccaccacgCGGTGAGCAGAGGCCCCGTGGACTTTCTCAGCGTTGTGGGTGACGTGAGCACTGAGGTGGATGCTCTGGACCCCAGCATCATAGACTTCGCCCTCCAGG GGAACATCTGGGACGACATGAAGGATGAAAGCTTTAGCTTGGACACCCTTGGGGCCTTCAGCAACTCCCCCCTGCAGCTGTCGGACTGTGACCTGGGCGCCTCGGGACTCACCCCTGTCTCCAGCGGCAGTGACCAGTCCTTCTCAGACTTACAGGTCACCAGCCTGTACACCACTTATGCAGCCTCAGGGGACAGTGCATCTTCCTCCTCTGCCCAGTACCTGGGCACCCCAGGCAATAAGCCCATTGCTCTGCTCTGA